The Arachis hypogaea cultivar Tifrunner chromosome 14, arahy.Tifrunner.gnm2.J5K5, whole genome shotgun sequence DNA window AATTATGAATATATCTAATTTATACGATAAACGAAATAAATCAATGTgatgtaaattaataaatatgcTATAAATTACATATttcagtaattaaaataattaaattatttatttaaaaaaattccaaaaattttaaatgacagaaactgaaatttattaatattttttttttctaaaataccttttaaaatttcatattttaagtttatccTTTACATTTTCCCGCTGCCAACACCTATTTCACATTTGTCAATCCTAAACAGTAAACACAGACCATAGCTCCGCTATCACCAATCCGCCGCCAAAAACAACAATAATACCAAAAACAATAACAATTTCATAAACATTTCAAAATCAGATTCAATTATCTCATAAACAAAAAGATTTTAGAAtcagaaaataaaagagaagaacacGCTACAGAAGACAGAACAGAGGGCAgtagaaaagagaaaggaaggaggAGGAGACGACGGCAGCAGAGAGAGGAGTTGCTGCCGCCAAACAAGGAATGGAAAGGAGCGAGTAATGAACGTAGGCGCAGTGAGGGCACTAGTAGAGCTTGTGGCAGAACAGGGGTTCGACATAGCGAAGAAGGCTATGGTAGTGCTGAACAGCCTTGCAGCGATTCAAGAAGGGAAAGACGCAATCGTGGAGGAGTGGAGAAACGCTGCTCTGGTTGAAGCCATCGAGGATGGTTCGATGAAGGACAGTCGTTGTCGTGGAAAGAAGCCACCGTTGCCACTGGTTTGCCAGAGAAAGGAGTacaaagatgagagagagaacgAGAAAACAGAGAGAAGGGGAAAGTGGGAAAGGGACAGGGTTAAGGAAATGGCTAAATAGGTTAGgattttattttgagttttttagTTAGTATGAATATTTTAGAAATTCtacttatttaaatttttaattttatcttaaatcAGACATAATATTAGACATAATATTAAGACATAATTTAATCTTATATTTCTTACACCAAACACATTACCAAAACATCTCTATTCCCAGTCTGTCTTTCTTCCAAATTATAAGTTACAAATAGTAACATATTTGAGTTTCAATCtaaatatatatttgtttttgtattttagaACCAAACATGCAGCGGAAAGTACTATTAAATGAGTGCACAACCCATCCGTCCTAGTCTAACATATACGAAATAACGTTAATTATATTTCACGTAAGAAAtatatagtaaaataaaataggtGTTCCCTTAACATGTAGCAGTCAGCACACTGATCAGTTGCTGAacaattaatttttctttaaatgagGTATGTATCTGCTCAGATATATTTGCAAGGCTATAACAAAAAACTACCTTGATCAATTTAAAATCACATGGAAACTAGATACAGATAAAAATATGGTGTTAGCAACCGTAAAAAGTTGAAATGAATTACAGCAATCATATAAAACCAAAATGCTTTCCGGCTAAATGTAAAAAGATGAACAAAACCTTGCCCATTCCAGTTTCAtgatataaaaacataaaatactGCTTAATAATTCTCCTCAATGGTCAAGGCAAGCATTTAGCAAGAACGACATAAATTATCCATTGCTATCACACCTGGTTGCCGCCACCACCACCCCTTGTACGTCCTCCAATACGTCCCCTACCACGGCCATAACCCCTATTTCCACCTCTGCCCCTTTCATAACCACCAGCTCTGACTCCATCATAACCTGCACCTCCGCCTCTTCCACCCTCATACCCTGCACCTCCGCCTCTTCCCCCTTCATAACCTGCACCTCCACCTCTACCACCATCATAACCTGCTATATTATTGCAAATGTTGAAACCGATCAGTAAACAATGATATTGATCCCAAGCATTAGCATAAACTAAAAAGAATATAAAACTAAGTAGCATAcatcaaaaagaagaaaaaagaagagccaCAAAGAGAAGCTATTAACAACAAAAGAGACTTAGTCCCATAACAAGCACCAGAATGAAACTCAGCAAATCAGTCCTTCAAACAATCCAAAATGAATAAGTCCTCATATTAAATTAATCACCAGCACAAGCAATGATCTAAGAATCGAATCGAGTAAACTTACTACGATACCCCCAACCTCTGCCTCGCCCACCTCCTCGGCCTCGATTTGTATACCCACCATTATCTGAAAAGATATGAACACAATCAAAAAGAAGAGGGGAGGGGGAATAATTAAAATGAGAGTTTTAGCATCAAAACATTAACCAACAGAATATCCTAGTTGAAGTTCATACCTTGATAATACCCACCCTGGTAATAACCATATCCACCTTGATAATTTCCATAACCACCTTGATAACCATAACCACCCCTCCCCCAATTCCTTCCTCTGCCTCTCCCCCGTCCCCGTCCTCGACCTCGACCACGGCCATAAGAGTCTAGAGGAACAAATTAGACTAGATGAATAAAGACTTCAATTTATAGCATAGATAACACATTAGTGTTTCATTATATACATAAGGGATTACCTTCATTTACAGCATTATACGGAGCAGGTGCTTGCTTTACCAGTTGCTGTTGATAATTGaattgtggttttggttgttccACATTAAGTGGAGCTTGATACCTATAAACAAAATCATATCTAGCTTAAAATTTGTTCCTTGCAATCCATTATAAGAGGAGTAATTCAACTCAATGAGAAGATTGGAAATAAAATTCTCCTAGTTCTTTAACAACTTACCCTGGAGAGTTTTTGTTTAATTCTCTAGTTGATAAGGTGATTGAGATCATAGAGACATGACGAGTCATTTCAACACTGCATTGAATGTTGATGTTCAGAAACTCTACCACCCATACATAAAAAGATGCATTTGCAGAAAAGGTTAAAACTTTTAACTTACGGTACAAGACCCTCTTCAATCGGTTCCCACACATCTGTTATGCTGACCGAGCTGATGGCAGTATCTTGGTGCAGCTGAGAAATCCTCTTCTGTTTAATAAGGTAATTCAATTAGGGAATAATAAAATGTAGCCCCAAAGTATTACACTTCTAATAATTTAACTCTTTTCTGTAACTTGTGGCAACCATTTATATACTGGTCTGGGAGCTTCGTGAATGTTCTTTCATCAATTAAAAGTAACTATAGAGTTACTTGCAACACTTTGATATCTTCAACTCTTTTATTGGAAAGATATACTAGATTTTCATTCCCATAATTGTCAGGGTACATTCGCCAAGAGCAAAAGAAATATCTTGCAAAGAAATTTGACCTTTAAAATCTCTGCAATGGCAACTGTCTTGCTGATTGCTTGTCCCATAGCCTTCAAGACAATCTCTCTTGCATGTTTTTCCTGTACGAGTTACAACATATGGAAACAAAGAAAAACGGGAGTCATAAAACAAATCACAACTACTTTCTAGTAGAATTAGATAAAAACAAGTTATGAATATTGCAAATCATTTGTAGTCACAAGCACAAGAACAATACAAAGTACATGTCATATTGAAAAACTTGCAGCAAAGAAGTCAGTCATAATTCAACCACAAACAGTCACTTGAAGAATCAGTTGATAATATTACAATCTTGCAATGGCATTTACTAAAGAAACAGAAGACAGTGAGATAGTAAGCATCAACTAGCACCAAATGGTAAGAACACACGTCTAAGGAGGCTATGCCCAGGTGAGAAGAAGACCAATAGAAGCCTCGGCGCAAGAATGCGATAAATAATACAGTCCAAATAAAATGTTCAATAAAGATCAAATTAACTTTACAGATGAAAGGATTAAAAATGTGGCTTTTAATACAGTTCAAGAGCAACATTATTCGACATAGTCAATCCCACACAGCAGGATAATATATGATTATTGTAGTCAGTTCAAAATTTGCTAGAATAAGTAGGTTAACTAAAGAAAACAATATCAGGTCTGCTAAGTTTACAAACACAAACTGGTAAGCCCacctaaaaaaagttaaaaaatgaaGCTGTATTTTATGTTTAAGAAGAGAATTTAACGTAAAAGTTGTGTGCATTTatgaattgcattaaaaatataaaaaaaatcgttGTGCATGTTTGACTAATACAAGAAAAACTACAGAATCACAACATAAAAGGACAAAATCAGACGATTTGGAGActtactaaattatgacaatttCACTTCTCATTTGGTATATTTCTTAATATATTGGATTCTTTTGATTTTAGCTAATTCTACAAGACAAATTCCTAATTTGAAGCTTCGAATAATTCCCTGCCATGTTTAAGGATCATCTAGGTGTGTAACTCtttttcatttatgttttaactCAGTTAGAAATGTGACATCTAGAGAATCACAATCATTTAAAATGACCTCTGTATCTTAACTCTAGTAAATATTCCCATTAACAAATAATGTtcaattatttagtattttatccTCTCAAAAATACAACTAAGACATTAACTAATCCATAATTGAATTTTGCATCAGGACCTCCTAGTGGTTTCTTCCCCCTCCCACAATATCAGTAGGACATGAAAGGAGAGTGTGTGGTTCAAAGCCTCAATTCTGCACTCCGCCCCTTCCCCATCCCAAGTGGAGGTTTTGTGGGCTTCCCAAAGCCTGACTATGTTTCTActttaagaaaatacaaaattcaGACACCACGCAATTTCCCCAGGATTCTAGAATTCCACTAGCTGCCACTTTTTAATCAGGATGCAGGAAAACAGCATAGAAGCAACAAAATAGGGAAttctaaaataatgaaaaatcttctaaaatataaaaataaagacatTAACCAAAATATATATTTCAACGATACCACATTTGAACAATGTACCACCCGATCGACACAGCCAATCCATCAAACAATACAAAATAACTTCAAGATGAAATTT harbors:
- the LOC112742075 gene encoding uncharacterized protein isoform X2 yields the protein MDRYQKVEKPKPESPINENEIRITTQGAIRNYITYASSLLQEKHAREIVLKAMGQAISKTVAIAEILKKRISQLHQDTAISSVSITDVWEPIEEGLVPVEMTRHVSMISITLSTRELNKNSPGYQAPLNVEQPKPQFNYQQQLVKQAPAPYNAVNEDSYGRGRGRGRGRGRGRGRNWGRGGYGYQGGYGNYQGGYGYYQGGYYQDNGGYTNRGRGGGRGRGWGYRSYDGGRGGGAGYEGGRGGGAGYEGGRGGGAGYDGVRAGGYERGRGGNRGYGRGRGRIGGRTRGGGGGNQV
- the LOC112742075 gene encoding uncharacterized protein isoform X1, whose product is MDRYQKVEKPKPESPINENEIRITTQGAIRNYITYASSLLQEKHAREIVLKAMGQAISKTVAIAEILKKRISQLHQDTAISSVSITDVWEPIEEGLVPVEMTRHVSMISITLSTRELNKNSPGYQAPLNVEQPKPQFNYQQQLVKQAPAPYNAVNEDSYGRGRGRGRGRGRGRGRNWGRGGYGYQGGYGNYQGGYGYYQGGYYQDNGGYTNRGRGGGRGRGWGYRTGYDGGRGGGAGYEGGRGGGAGYEGGRGGGAGYDGVRAGGYERGRGGNRGYGRGRGRIGGRTRGGGGGNQV
- the LOC112742075 gene encoding uncharacterized protein isoform X3, producing MGQAISKTVAIAEILKKRISQLHQDTAISSVSITDVWEPIEEGLVPVEMTRHVSMISITLSTRELNKNSPGYQAPLNVEQPKPQFNYQQQLVKQAPAPYNAVNEDSYGRGRGRGRGRGRGRGRNWGRGGYGYQGGYGNYQGGYGYYQGGYYQDNGGYTNRGRGGGRGRGWGYRTGYDGGRGGGAGYEGGRGGGAGYEGGRGGGAGYDGVRAGGYERGRGGNRGYGRGRGRIGGRTRGGGGGNQV